A genomic segment from Glycine soja cultivar W05 chromosome 20, ASM419377v2, whole genome shotgun sequence encodes:
- the LOC114402628 gene encoding AT-rich binding protein-like translates to MEYVCSPLGWEFYHQEEGLEDLRHSLLYTTLELEATIASAKEEITRRECELIRVNDLLSRVMKERDEAQEKCQKLMLEKLELQQELQHKQQLEQNQHQHQHQLVQKHQRDTISQSEEELQEGLSEKHSASSDCEENSSMPSSGGSSTPHHTTPLQVVLELAEKKPLPEKGKLLKAVVEAGPLLQTLLLAGPLPQWQHPPPQLNSVEIPPVAISPQNSSSTKSASFPFNKKRDLLVLSPGTGCPVSKNRKVIQHMPTPTTTTASASHHSLPHPSFS, encoded by the exons ATGGAATATGTATGTAGCCCACTTGGTTGGGAATTCTACCACCAGGAAGAG GGGTTAGAGGACTTGAGACATTCTCTTCTGTACACAACCTTGGAGCTAGAGGCAACAATTGCATCAGCTAAGGAGGAGATTACAAGAAGAGAATGTGAATTGATTCGTGTGAATGACCTCTTAAGCAGGGTCATGAAGGAGAGAGATGAGGCACAAGAAAAATGCCAGAAGCTAATGCTGGAAAAACTAGAGCTCCAACAAGAACTTCAGCATAAGCAACAACTAGAACAGAATCAgcaccaacaccaacaccaactTGTTCAAAAACATCAAAGAGACACCATATCACAAAGTGAAGAGGAGCTGCAAGAAGGGTTATCTGAAAAGCATTCTGCTTCTTCTGACTGTGAAGAAAACAGCAGCATGCCCTCTTCTGGTGGAAGTTCAACCCCACATCATACAACACCACTGCAGGTGGTACTGGAGTTGGCAGAAAAGAAACCATTGCCTGAAAAAGGGAAACTCTTAAAGGCAGTGGTGGAAGCTGGACCACTGCTTCAGACCCTTCTCTTAGCAGGACCACTCCCACAGTGGCAGCACCCTCCTCCACAACTCAACTCCGTTGAGATCCCCCCAGTGGCCATTTCACCCCAAAACTCTTCTTCTACCAAAAGTGCTTCTTTCCCTTTCAATAAGAAGAGGGACCTTCTTGTCCTCTCTCCAGGTACCGGTTGCCCAGTTTCAAAGAATAGAAAGGTCATTCAGCACATGCCAACACCTACCACTACCACTGCTTCTGCTTCACATCATTCCCTACCACACCCATCATTTTCATAA
- the LOC114402332 gene encoding SHUGOSHIN 1-like isoform X2, which translates to MEGVGAIFLDSNLEAVGLGGAKAKRVKVVKGDSVPVANVGASQNKILADISNLPQQPKQHISVDHLLKEKETLIKLLANRDAIIESCKAELHKCQTNFQKLRKQNAELALTNAQMLAELNSSRQKLRELQLELGSKNGILNAMRLELTLKEQTDKTKHETDANEVRACQSKLSDQSLQEDNKGNAKRKRVSKPQSSAPAVIKQVKSTGKVDNQRYSLRRQSAGLKAEKPEPTKDSLEVVEVKDDISHLQENLANENGPTSLGSKVHDEAREATESSRPTNTEQVHVKKNIEKKRQSMRRQTNRFRPGNPEPAEDFFKIDDAKFTVSQLSDNMSEKNCPTTSTVTSEQENDACTFEPQETRRSSVGRPLRRTVEKIVSYKEVPLNLKMRRDKSGLWTTL; encoded by the exons ATGGAAGGTGTTGGCGCCATCTTCCTCGACTCCAATTTAGAGGCTGTCGGACTTGGAG GTGCAAAAGCAAAGAGAGTGAAAGTGGTGAAGGGAGATTCTGTTCCTGTGGCCAACGTGGGAGCTTCCCAGAACAAAATTCTTGCTGACATAAGCAACTTACCCCAACAACCAAAGCAACACATCTCTGTTGATCACCTTCTCAAG GAAAAGGAAACGTTGATAAAGCTTCTTGCTAATAGAGA TGCCATTATAGAGTCGTGTAAAGCTGAGCTGCACAAGTGTCAAACCAATTTTCAGAAACTAAGGAAGCAAAATGCGGAACTTGCCCTCACAAATGCTCAAATGCTGGCG GAGCTTAATTCAAGTAGGCAGAAG CTAAGGGAACTTCAGCTTGAACTAGGAAGCAAAAATGGTATACTCAATGCTATGAGATTAGAATTGACG CTAAAAGAGCAAACAGATAAAACGAAGCATGAAACTGATGCAAATGAG GTGAGAGCATGTCAGAGTAAGCTGTCAGATCAGTCATTGCAAGAAGATAACAAGGGGAATGCAAAAAGGAAGAGAGTGTCCAAACCTCAAT CTTCTGCACCTGCTGTCATTAAACAAGTCAAATCCACTGGAAAGGTCGACAATCAGAG GTATAGTTTGCGAAGGCAATCTGCAGGGTTGAAAGCTGAAAAACCAGAACCAACAAAAGATTCCTTGGAGGTGGTTGAAGTCAAAGATGATATTTCACATCTACAAGAAAATTTGGCCAATGAAAATGGACCAACATCATTGGGGTCAAAGGTCCATGACGAAGCCAGAGAAGCTACTGAAT CTTCGAGACCTACTAACACAGAGCAAGTTCATGTTAAAAAGAATATTGAAAAGAAGAG GCAGAGTATGAGAAGACAGACTAACAGGTTCAGGCCTGGGAATCCAGAACCAGCTGAAGACTTCTTTAAGATAGATGATGCAAAATTTACTGTCTCCCAATTATCTGATAATATGTcagaaaaaaattgtccaaCAACATCAACTGTAACTTCTGAACAAGAAAATGACGCCTGTACATTTGAGCCTCAGGAAACTCGTAGATCATCTGTTGGGCGGCCATTGCGTCGGACAGTTGAGAAGATTGTGTCCTACAAGGAAGTTCCACTTAACTTGAAGATGCGCAGAGATAAATCAG GTTTATGGACTACTTTGTGA
- the LOC114402332 gene encoding SHUGOSHIN 1-like isoform X1: protein MEGVGAIFLDSNLEAVGLGGAKAKRVKVVKGDSVPVANVGASQNKILADISNLPQQPKQHISVDHLLKEKETLIKLLANRDAIIESCKAELHKCQTNFQKLRKQNAELALTNAQMLAELNSSRQKLRELQLELGSKNGILNAMRLELTLKEQTDKTKHETDANEVRACQSKLSDQSLQEDNKGNAKRKRVSKPQSSAPAVIKQVKSTGKVDNQRYSLRRQSAGLKAEKPEPTKDSLEVVEVKDDISHLQENLANENGPTSLGSKVHDEAREATESSRPTNTEQVHVKKNIEKKRQSMRRQTNRFRPGNPEPAEDFFKIDDAKFTVSQLSDNMSEKNCPTTSTVTSEQENDACTFEPQETRRSSVGRPLRRTVEKIVSYKEVPLNLKMRRDKSGIFVSGSHSITNNSV from the exons ATGGAAGGTGTTGGCGCCATCTTCCTCGACTCCAATTTAGAGGCTGTCGGACTTGGAG GTGCAAAAGCAAAGAGAGTGAAAGTGGTGAAGGGAGATTCTGTTCCTGTGGCCAACGTGGGAGCTTCCCAGAACAAAATTCTTGCTGACATAAGCAACTTACCCCAACAACCAAAGCAACACATCTCTGTTGATCACCTTCTCAAG GAAAAGGAAACGTTGATAAAGCTTCTTGCTAATAGAGA TGCCATTATAGAGTCGTGTAAAGCTGAGCTGCACAAGTGTCAAACCAATTTTCAGAAACTAAGGAAGCAAAATGCGGAACTTGCCCTCACAAATGCTCAAATGCTGGCG GAGCTTAATTCAAGTAGGCAGAAG CTAAGGGAACTTCAGCTTGAACTAGGAAGCAAAAATGGTATACTCAATGCTATGAGATTAGAATTGACG CTAAAAGAGCAAACAGATAAAACGAAGCATGAAACTGATGCAAATGAG GTGAGAGCATGTCAGAGTAAGCTGTCAGATCAGTCATTGCAAGAAGATAACAAGGGGAATGCAAAAAGGAAGAGAGTGTCCAAACCTCAAT CTTCTGCACCTGCTGTCATTAAACAAGTCAAATCCACTGGAAAGGTCGACAATCAGAG GTATAGTTTGCGAAGGCAATCTGCAGGGTTGAAAGCTGAAAAACCAGAACCAACAAAAGATTCCTTGGAGGTGGTTGAAGTCAAAGATGATATTTCACATCTACAAGAAAATTTGGCCAATGAAAATGGACCAACATCATTGGGGTCAAAGGTCCATGACGAAGCCAGAGAAGCTACTGAAT CTTCGAGACCTACTAACACAGAGCAAGTTCATGTTAAAAAGAATATTGAAAAGAAGAG GCAGAGTATGAGAAGACAGACTAACAGGTTCAGGCCTGGGAATCCAGAACCAGCTGAAGACTTCTTTAAGATAGATGATGCAAAATTTACTGTCTCCCAATTATCTGATAATATGTcagaaaaaaattgtccaaCAACATCAACTGTAACTTCTGAACAAGAAAATGACGCCTGTACATTTGAGCCTCAGGAAACTCGTAGATCATCTGTTGGGCGGCCATTGCGTCGGACAGTTGAGAAGATTGTGTCCTACAAGGAAGTTCCACTTAACTTGAAGATGCGCAGAGATAAATCAGGTATTTTCGTATCCGGTTCTCACTCAATTACCAATAACTCTGTATAG